A genomic stretch from Mycobacterium paraterrae includes:
- a CDS encoding carboxymuconolactone decarboxylase family protein: MAVHDDLTRLVALSPDDGRLTALVRRVCGQTLGLPLLPYDAEPTSDDAVASFVQQFSIDVSAIDGEQRSVLWKVLGNNTFGAVVQMYIADFVPRVRAGLEALGVGNEYLGWVDGPVAWDSDTDPSDLVFNTFLPTVARLRELDALTAEVVRLRGATQHNCRLCKSLRETTALDAGGTETLYEDIERFEESTRLTDRHKAALRYADALIWSPASIGADVAAGVQKHFSDAEAVELTLDVMRNASNKVAVALGGDAPRVESGTERYLLDVDGQTVFS, from the coding sequence GTGGCGGTGCACGACGATCTGACCCGGCTAGTGGCGCTCTCGCCCGATGACGGTCGCTTGACGGCGTTGGTCCGGCGAGTGTGCGGCCAGACCCTCGGTCTGCCGCTGCTTCCCTACGACGCGGAGCCGACCTCGGATGACGCTGTCGCGTCGTTCGTTCAGCAGTTCAGCATCGACGTGTCGGCGATCGATGGCGAGCAACGGTCGGTGTTGTGGAAAGTGCTGGGCAACAACACTTTCGGTGCCGTCGTGCAGATGTACATCGCGGACTTCGTGCCGCGGGTGCGGGCCGGGCTGGAAGCGCTCGGTGTTGGCAACGAATATCTGGGGTGGGTCGACGGACCGGTCGCGTGGGATTCCGACACCGATCCCTCCGACTTGGTGTTCAACACGTTCCTGCCGACGGTGGCGCGGTTGCGTGAGCTCGATGCGCTGACCGCGGAGGTGGTGCGGTTGCGCGGCGCGACCCAGCACAACTGCCGGTTGTGCAAGTCGTTGCGCGAGACGACCGCGCTCGACGCCGGCGGCACCGAGACGCTGTACGAAGACATCGAGCGGTTCGAGGAGTCGACGCGGTTGACCGACCGGCACAAGGCGGCGCTGCGCTACGCGGACGCGCTGATCTGGTCGCCTGCCTCCATCGGCGCCGACGTCGCCGCCGGGGTGCAGAAGCACTTCTCCGATGCCGAAGCCGTCGAGCTGACCCTCGACGTGATGCGCAACGCCAGCAACAAGGTCGCCGTGGCGTTGGGCGGCGATGCGCCACGCGTCGAAAGCGGGACCGAGCGGTACCTGCTCGACGTCGACGGCCAGACGGTGTTCAGCTAG
- the ctaD gene encoding aa3-type cytochrome oxidase subunit I, whose protein sequence is MTAEAPPAADLTAQRPYPPRMGPKGSVIYKVISTTDHKMIGIMYVVACFIFFFIAGLMALLIRAELAKPGLQFLSNEQYNQLFTMHGTAMLLFYATPVVFGFANLVLPLQIGAPDVAFPRLNALSFWLFVFGALIALSGFIVPGGAADFGWTAYTPLSDAVHSPGAGCDLWILGLAVGGLGTILGAVNMITTVACLRAPGMTMFRMPIFTWNILVTSILVLIIFPLLTAALFGLAADRRLGAHIYDAANGGPILFQHLFWFFGHPEVYVIALPFFGIVSEIVPVFSRKPIFGYTTLVYATLSIAALSVAVWAHHMFATGAVLLPFFSFMTFLIAVPTGIKFFNWIGTMWKGQLTFETPMLFVLGFMVTFLLGGLTGVLLASPPLDFHVTDSYFVVAHFHYVLFGTIVFATYAGIYFWFPKMTGRLLDERLGKSHFWLTFIGFHTTFLVQHWLGNSGMPRRYADYLPTDGFQTLNLVSTIGSFILGISVLPFVWNVFKSWRYGEVVTVDDPWGHGNSLEWATSCPPPRHNFTELPRIRSERPAFELHYPHMVERMRAEAHVGRDHGAS, encoded by the coding sequence ATGACTGCCGAAGCCCCACCCGCCGCCGATCTCACGGCACAGCGGCCTTACCCGCCGAGGATGGGCCCGAAGGGCAGCGTGATCTACAAGGTCATCAGCACCACCGACCACAAGATGATCGGCATCATGTACGTGGTCGCCTGCTTCATCTTCTTCTTCATCGCCGGCCTGATGGCCCTGTTGATCCGTGCGGAGTTGGCCAAACCCGGATTGCAGTTCCTGTCGAACGAGCAGTACAACCAGCTGTTCACCATGCACGGCACCGCCATGTTGCTGTTTTATGCGACCCCCGTTGTGTTCGGATTCGCGAACCTGGTGCTGCCGCTGCAGATCGGCGCACCCGATGTCGCATTTCCTCGCTTGAACGCACTCTCGTTCTGGCTGTTCGTTTTTGGGGCACTGATCGCGCTGAGTGGCTTCATCGTTCCCGGCGGTGCGGCCGACTTTGGATGGACCGCTTACACGCCGCTGTCGGATGCGGTTCACAGTCCCGGAGCCGGATGCGACCTGTGGATCCTCGGCCTGGCCGTCGGCGGCCTCGGCACCATCCTGGGCGCCGTCAACATGATCACCACGGTGGCGTGCCTGCGCGCCCCCGGCATGACCATGTTTCGGATGCCGATCTTCACCTGGAACATCTTGGTCACGAGTATCCTTGTGCTGATTATCTTTCCGCTGTTGACGGCAGCCCTGTTCGGCTTGGCCGCCGACCGCCGGCTCGGTGCGCACATCTACGACGCGGCCAACGGCGGGCCGATCTTGTTCCAGCACCTGTTCTGGTTCTTCGGCCACCCCGAGGTGTACGTGATCGCGCTGCCCTTCTTCGGGATCGTCTCGGAGATCGTTCCGGTGTTCTCCCGCAAACCCATCTTCGGCTACACCACGCTGGTCTACGCGACGCTGTCGATCGCGGCCCTATCGGTCGCGGTCTGGGCACACCACATGTTCGCCACCGGCGCCGTTCTGCTGCCGTTCTTTTCGTTCATGACATTCCTGATCGCGGTCCCGACGGGCATCAAGTTCTTCAACTGGATCGGCACAATGTGGAAGGGGCAGTTGACCTTCGAGACGCCGATGCTTTTCGTGCTCGGCTTTATGGTGACCTTTCTGCTCGGCGGCCTGACGGGTGTGCTGTTGGCCAGCCCGCCGCTGGACTTCCACGTCACCGACAGCTATTTCGTCGTCGCGCACTTCCACTACGTGCTGTTCGGCACCATCGTTTTCGCCACGTACGCCGGAATTTACTTCTGGTTCCCAAAGATGACGGGACGTCTGCTCGACGAACGGCTGGGCAAGTCGCACTTCTGGTTGACGTTCATCGGCTTCCACACCACATTCCTGGTTCAGCACTGGCTGGGCAATTCCGGAATGCCGCGGCGCTACGCGGACTACCTGCCCACTGACGGATTCCAGACGCTCAACCTCGTCTCGACGATCGGCTCATTCATCCTTGGAATCTCCGTGCTCCCGTTTGTGTGGAACGTGTTCAAGAGCTGGCGTTACGGCGAAGTCGTCACGGTCGACGACCCGTGGGGTCACGGCAACTCACTGGAATGGGCTACCAGTTGCCCGCCACCACGGCACAACTTCACCGAGCTGCCCCGGATCCGTTCGGAGCGGCCCGCTTTCGAACTGCACTACCCACACATGGTCGAAAGGATGCGTGCCGAAGCCCATGTGGGCCGAGACCACGGCGCTAGCTGA
- a CDS encoding acyl-ACP desaturase, with protein MAAAMTQQQILHELEPVAERLMNRHISMFKDWNPHDFIPWSQGKNFKTPNGDDWAPEQCALSDVARVAMVQNLLTEDNLPSYHREIAMNFGMDGAWGQWVRRWTAEENRHSTALRDYLVVTRSVDPFDLERLRMEQLTRGFSPGQNRQGNLFAESLFDAVVYVSFQELATRVSHRNTGKACHDSIADQLMARLSHDENLHMIFYRDITDAGLDVAPNQAMASIHRVLRNFQMPGFTVPEFRRKAVIIAVGGVYDPRIHLDEVVMPVLRKWRIFDREDFTGEAARMRDDLALLVKELETACDKFEISKQRYLEREARKAESITAAKTLRPDGTLSQSRH; from the coding sequence GTGGCCGCCGCCATGACCCAGCAGCAGATCCTGCACGAACTCGAGCCGGTCGCAGAGCGACTGATGAACCGGCATATCTCGATGTTCAAGGACTGGAACCCACACGACTTCATCCCCTGGTCGCAGGGCAAGAACTTCAAGACCCCGAACGGCGACGACTGGGCGCCCGAGCAGTGCGCGCTGTCCGACGTCGCTCGAGTTGCGATGGTGCAGAACCTGCTGACAGAGGACAACCTGCCGTCCTATCACCGCGAGATCGCCATGAATTTCGGGATGGACGGCGCCTGGGGGCAATGGGTCAGGCGGTGGACGGCCGAAGAGAATCGGCACAGCACCGCGCTGCGCGACTACCTGGTGGTGACCCGCTCGGTCGACCCCTTCGATTTGGAGCGTCTCCGCATGGAGCAGCTCACCAGGGGCTTCAGTCCGGGTCAGAACCGTCAGGGAAACCTGTTCGCCGAGAGCCTGTTTGACGCCGTCGTCTATGTCTCGTTCCAGGAACTCGCAACCCGCGTCTCTCATCGCAACACCGGCAAGGCGTGCCACGACAGCATCGCCGATCAACTGATGGCCAGGTTGTCGCACGACGAAAACCTGCACATGATCTTTTATCGCGACATCACCGACGCCGGCCTGGATGTCGCACCCAACCAGGCGATGGCATCGATACATCGAGTGCTGCGCAACTTTCAGATGCCCGGCTTCACGGTCCCCGAATTCCGCCGCAAGGCCGTCATCATCGCCGTCGGCGGTGTCTACGACCCGCGCATCCATCTCGACGAAGTCGTCATGCCCGTGTTGAGAAAGTGGCGCATCTTTGACCGCGAAGATTTCACCGGCGAGGCTGCCCGGATGCGCGACGACCTCGCGCTGTTGGTCAAGGAACTCGAGACCGCGTGCGACAAATTCGAGATCTCCAAGCAGCGCTATCTCGAGCGCGAGGCCCGTAAAGCCGAAAGCATCACTGCCGCAAAAACGCTCAGACCTGACGGCACGCTGTCCCAAAGTCGGCATTAG